A window of Metabacillus sp. B2-18 contains these coding sequences:
- a CDS encoding SIS domain-containing protein: MKQEHVVQIQNVIEAVKGKDIKNIFFVACGGSMAALSLGDYFVTKDTDMPSFVYTSNEFIHRAPKALGENSLVIVRSHSGTTPETVKAATYAREKGALTVAISMDVESPLCQEAEYTVHYNYKDGSDAIDGEIGVYYTLLFKLLNQFTGEEKFLRGEEQLSKLGELIESNQAKYKDVADAFGKKYKRDKVIYTMASGAYIHHAYSFTSCLLMEMLWIHSNAIHSGEYFHGPFEVTDFDVPFLVVVGEGPSTPLDQRALDFVTKYSEKVEVVNVKEFDYSGVDEDLKEYFGSALAGPVLRLYADGLAEHTGHPLSVRRYMWKMEY, translated from the coding sequence ATGAAACAAGAACATGTGGTACAAATTCAAAACGTGATCGAGGCTGTAAAAGGAAAGGATATTAAAAACATTTTCTTTGTTGCATGTGGCGGTTCAATGGCAGCGCTTTCTCTAGGGGATTATTTTGTGACCAAGGATACTGACATGCCAAGCTTTGTTTATACTTCAAATGAATTTATTCATCGTGCACCGAAAGCATTGGGTGAAAACAGTCTTGTGATAGTAAGATCTCATTCCGGTACAACTCCTGAAACAGTCAAAGCTGCTACATATGCAAGAGAAAAGGGTGCCTTAACTGTTGCGATTTCAATGGATGTTGAATCTCCTCTTTGTCAAGAAGCAGAATATACAGTTCATTACAATTATAAAGATGGCTCTGATGCGATTGATGGTGAGATTGGAGTATACTACACATTACTCTTTAAATTACTAAATCAATTTACTGGGGAAGAGAAGTTTCTCCGTGGTGAGGAACAATTATCTAAGCTAGGAGAGTTAATCGAAAGCAACCAAGCAAAATATAAGGATGTAGCAGATGCATTTGGCAAGAAATATAAGCGTGATAAGGTGATTTACACAATGGCAAGTGGAGCATATATCCATCATGCTTATTCCTTCACAAGCTGCTTGTTAATGGAAATGCTGTGGATTCATTCAAATGCTATTCATTCAGGAGAATATTTCCATGGACCATTTGAAGTAACTGATTTTGATGTCCCATTTTTAGTCGTAGTTGGAGAGGGACCAAGCACACCGCTTGATCAACGTGCTCTTGATTTTGTAACGAAATATAGCGAAAAAGTTGAAGTCGTGAATGTGAAAGAGTTTGATTATAGTGGAGTGGACGAAGACCTGAAAGAGTATTTTGGTTCAGCACTAGCGGGTCCTGTTTTACGCTTATACGCTGATGGATTAGCTGAACATACTGGACATCCTTTATCAGTAAGAAGATATATGTGGAAAATGGAATATTAA
- a CDS encoding erythromycin esterase family protein → MTLLKNGISLIAVISFTVFISGCGKGEPIDNAEEYISTVDTMDIPDDVEVIGLGEATHGNVEFQELKQQVFETVVKRENVRVFVLEGDFGGGQQINNYILNGEGSAEAAVNSLDYSIYKTEQMVDLVEWMHEYNKSVNDDEKIRFYGNDMQRYDLSKKGLLDYFAVVDKEAANQYSDQLKHVSNETMRDLTTEQLEKVDETIDDILQDLQSNEAKYLEHSSSDEFAFATAYAQNMKQRTQLFLTEENYTHLRDQYLAENLQWIMGYEKERGNEKVFFSGHNGHVEKTSASPAGYKSMGNYLDEVFGTKYFAIGTDFINSKFQAKNGGSGNRKMFTVKNHNDLVDAFSEIEQNNFYVDFDKSLESDELSEIISSEQKMANIGDDFQTWYKVLKMFYTIEMVPDQAYDGVIIVKDASPTEVME, encoded by the coding sequence ATGACATTATTAAAAAACGGCATTTCGCTTATAGCAGTCATTTCTTTTACTGTTTTCATTTCAGGATGTGGAAAAGGTGAGCCTATAGATAACGCGGAAGAATATATTTCAACAGTAGATACAATGGACATTCCAGATGACGTGGAAGTCATTGGATTAGGAGAAGCAACACATGGGAATGTTGAATTTCAGGAGTTAAAGCAACAGGTTTTTGAAACTGTGGTGAAAAGGGAAAATGTTCGCGTCTTTGTTCTAGAAGGTGATTTCGGAGGAGGTCAGCAGATTAACAATTATATTTTAAATGGAGAAGGTTCTGCAGAAGCTGCTGTTAACAGCCTTGATTATAGTATTTATAAAACAGAACAAATGGTTGATCTTGTTGAGTGGATGCATGAATATAACAAATCGGTTAATGACGATGAGAAAATTCGTTTTTATGGAAATGATATGCAGCGCTATGACTTAAGTAAAAAGGGACTTCTAGATTATTTTGCTGTTGTAGATAAGGAAGCTGCTAATCAATATAGTGATCAACTGAAACATGTATCAAACGAAACGATGCGCGATTTAACAACAGAACAGTTAGAAAAAGTAGATGAAACGATTGATGACATTCTTCAGGATTTACAATCGAATGAAGCTAAATACTTGGAACATTCGTCTTCTGACGAGTTTGCGTTTGCTACTGCATATGCACAAAATATGAAGCAACGTACACAGCTGTTTTTAACTGAAGAAAACTACACACACCTTCGCGATCAATATTTAGCTGAAAATTTACAATGGATTATGGGATATGAAAAGGAACGAGGAAATGAAAAAGTATTCTTCTCAGGACATAATGGCCATGTTGAGAAAACGTCTGCCTCACCTGCTGGCTATAAATCTATGGGGAATTATCTAGATGAGGTATTTGGAACAAAGTATTTTGCAATAGGCACTGACTTTATCAACAGCAAATTTCAGGCAAAGAACGGTGGTTCTGGCAACCGTAAAATGTTCACCGTAAAAAATCATAATGATTTAGTTGACGCATTTAGTGAAATTGAGCAAAATAATTTTTACGTTGATTTTGATAAGAGTCTAGAATCGGATGAATTGTCGGAGATTATTTCAAGTGAGCAAAAAATGGCCAATATTGGTGATGACTTTCAGACATGGTATAAGGTTTTAAAGATGTTTTATACGATTGAAATGGTGCCGGATCAGGCTTACGATGGTGTGATCATTGTAAAGGACGCATCACCAACTGAAGTGATGGAATGA
- a CDS encoding family 43 glycosylhydrolase — protein MKKICSWFIIGLLVITFVNPVKEPSVLASSEPITMEGNDKALPENIKQLKHFKLELDNNKAKSGSYHNGKITINFSDSKTFNWQSNLGIKYVFVKGGKNGNLYQYNQEDTMDNGLHAPKNGGGKQPDIGHITFYYEEVATQVFENPVIGNGADPWIVRHTDGYYYYTHTTGNNITVWKSKTVSGLQNAESKVVWIPEPDTPNDSHIWAPEMHFIEGKWYIYFAASDGDMGKQRMHVIQSETADPLSEYSYPEGKTYGKITTPSDKWAIDGTILQHNGQYYFSWSGWEGDVNVRQDLYIAPMTNPWTVSGERVELSRPEYKWEKIGEPHVNEGPQFIRNPTGQLFLIYSASGSWTDDYKLGLLTLTGSDPLDPDAWEKNPEPIFVKDPHVGVFGPGHNGFFTSPDGTEDWIIYHAAKFEGSGWNRNVRMQKFSWNKDGTPNFGTPVATGAWQAVPAGEQAGTLTPALPVAYKFEAEDATVNRARIVNNTSASNGKKVGYIDFQDSFVEFDVDVPTGDYTLKIRYANGMGQQTSHYVSVNGENAGEVVYNSYGWDTWYFTEKEIKLTQQQNKIRMSKGISFTELDFIELVPKQPEYRYEAELAALRNVTVKNTLDAANKQKVTFDRENSAIEYRIDIKEAGTYQLKVIYQHQANVAATQKIVMDGKQVSELTYSPTSKNSWGTAFTTVKLEKGVHTIGLSESSSLLDVDFMQIVK, from the coding sequence TTGAAGAAAATATGCTCTTGGTTCATTATTGGCTTACTAGTTATTACCTTTGTAAATCCTGTGAAAGAACCTAGCGTTCTCGCTTCCTCAGAACCTATCACTATGGAGGGGAATGACAAAGCCCTTCCAGAGAATATAAAGCAACTAAAGCATTTTAAGCTTGAGTTAGATAATAACAAAGCGAAAAGCGGTTCCTATCATAATGGAAAAATAACAATCAATTTTAGTGATTCTAAAACATTCAACTGGCAATCTAATCTTGGCATTAAATATGTATTTGTTAAAGGTGGAAAAAATGGAAATCTCTATCAGTATAATCAGGAGGATACAATGGATAACGGCTTGCATGCACCAAAAAATGGCGGTGGAAAACAACCAGACATTGGTCATATTACGTTCTACTATGAAGAAGTAGCAACACAAGTTTTTGAAAACCCTGTAATAGGAAATGGGGCAGATCCATGGATTGTAAGGCATACAGACGGGTATTATTACTACACACATACAACTGGAAATAACATTACGGTTTGGAAATCAAAGACAGTTTCTGGTTTGCAAAACGCAGAAAGTAAGGTCGTTTGGATCCCAGAGCCTGATACACCGAATGATTCACACATCTGGGCACCTGAGATGCATTTCATAGAAGGCAAATGGTATATCTACTTTGCAGCATCTGATGGAGACATGGGAAAACAACGCATGCATGTGATTCAATCAGAAACGGCTGATCCCTTAAGTGAATATTCCTATCCTGAAGGTAAAACTTATGGGAAAATCACGACACCGTCAGACAAGTGGGCAATTGATGGAACAATCCTACAGCATAATGGACAGTACTATTTTTCATGGTCAGGATGGGAAGGAGATGTAAATGTTCGTCAAGATCTTTATATTGCCCCAATGACAAATCCTTGGACCGTAAGTGGAGAAAGAGTCGAACTCTCACGCCCTGAATATAAATGGGAAAAAATTGGAGAACCACACGTGAACGAAGGACCACAATTTATAAGAAATCCTACTGGACAGCTATTTTTGATTTATTCTGCCAGTGGTAGCTGGACAGACGATTATAAGCTAGGATTGTTGACTCTAACAGGTTCAGACCCACTTGACCCCGATGCATGGGAAAAGAATCCTGAACCAATATTTGTAAAAGATCCTCATGTAGGTGTGTTTGGACCAGGACATAATGGCTTCTTTACATCACCAGATGGTACAGAAGATTGGATCATCTATCATGCAGCGAAATTCGAGGGTTCTGGTTGGAATCGAAATGTAAGAATGCAAAAATTTTCATGGAATAAGGACGGAACACCAAATTTTGGAACTCCTGTCGCAACCGGAGCATGGCAAGCGGTGCCAGCTGGTGAACAAGCAGGAACATTAACACCTGCGCTTCCAGTAGCTTATAAGTTTGAAGCAGAGGATGCAACGGTTAACCGTGCAAGAATCGTAAATAATACATCAGCCTCTAATGGTAAAAAGGTTGGTTATATTGATTTTCAAGATAGCTTTGTAGAATTTGACGTAGATGTTCCAACTGGAGACTATACATTAAAAATAAGATATGCAAATGGCATGGGCCAGCAGACCTCACACTATGTGTCCGTGAATGGGGAAAATGCTGGTGAAGTTGTTTACAACAGTTATGGGTGGGATACTTGGTATTTTACTGAAAAAGAAATAAAGCTAACTCAACAACAAAATAAAATAAGAATGTCAAAAGGCATTTCATTCACTGAATTAGATTTCATAGAACTCGTACCGAAACAGCCAGAATATCGATATGAGGCAGAGCTTGCAGCGCTTCGTAACGTAACAGTAAAAAACACATTAGATGCTGCTAATAAGCAAAAAGTTACATTTGATCGCGAAAATAGCGCAATTGAGTACCGAATCGATATTAAAGAAGCAGGAACATATCAATTAAAGGTAATCTATCAACATCAAGCAAACGTAGCAGCTACTCAAAAGATAGTAATGGATGGCAAACAAGTTTCAGAGTTAACCTATTCGCCAACAAGTAAAAATTCCTGGGGTACCGCCTTTACAACAGTAAAGCTTGAAAAAGGGGTACACACAATAGGACTGTCAGAAAGTTCTAGTTTGTTGGACGTAGATTTTATGCAAATAGTAAAGTAA
- a CDS encoding acyltransferase — MEIRKIRDHSIDYFKGLLVIGMIYTHVLQFFSDASIFPSIHFITQFFNLITFSGFVLCFGYVNQLAYYSKSFSMSYKKMLITGLKTLIAFYVSGVAFQLYVGNLPLSTETIMPIILLKVIPGWSEFLVSFTLIIIIGLVLFPFFSWIANQPIIIWGTSILLLATTWIDYHQVSSPYLGLLIGTDRFPVFPVIQYLPYYLIGMYFARYQIRFKWKHFFIATLGTCLFVYYLVVNGGALPGRFPPSVFWIMGPSFFLYVYYVMTKLLVKWGSGVGILRIMGENVLFYLLISNIFIFSLANVLEMVIIGPWKGLLFTITLLIIITYFIKIITVKQIESSQSHLKKTYNQNVTSWTGNEL, encoded by the coding sequence ATGGAAATAAGGAAGATCAGGGACCACTCAATTGACTATTTTAAGGGGTTACTAGTTATTGGCATGATCTATACACATGTTTTACAGTTTTTTAGCGATGCTTCCATTTTTCCATCTATCCATTTCATAACCCAGTTTTTTAATTTAATCACCTTTTCAGGATTTGTTTTATGTTTTGGATACGTTAATCAACTTGCTTATTACAGCAAATCGTTTAGCATGTCGTATAAAAAAATGCTGATAACAGGATTAAAAACGCTTATTGCGTTTTATGTATCTGGTGTGGCTTTTCAACTATATGTTGGAAATCTACCGCTAAGCACAGAAACGATCATGCCAATTATCTTGTTAAAAGTGATACCAGGCTGGTCGGAGTTTTTAGTATCCTTTACACTTATCATCATCATCGGGCTTGTTTTATTTCCTTTCTTCTCGTGGATAGCGAATCAGCCAATCATCATTTGGGGCACTTCGATCTTGCTTCTAGCAACAACCTGGATTGATTATCATCAAGTGTCTTCACCTTATTTAGGGTTGTTAATTGGTACGGATCGTTTTCCAGTATTTCCAGTCATTCAATATTTGCCATATTACTTAATCGGAATGTATTTCGCTAGGTATCAGATCAGGTTTAAGTGGAAACATTTCTTTATCGCAACACTAGGAACATGTTTATTTGTCTATTATTTAGTTGTTAACGGAGGAGCGCTACCCGGAAGATTTCCACCAAGTGTATTTTGGATTATGGGTCCAAGCTTCTTTCTCTATGTCTATTATGTAATGACGAAATTGTTGGTCAAATGGGGAAGTGGGGTAGGTATCCTCAGAATAATGGGTGAAAATGTCCTTTTCTATCTCTTAATAAGCAACATTTTTATTTTCTCATTAGCCAATGTGCTCGAAATGGTGATCATTGGTCCGTGGAAGGGACTACTTTTTACAATAACTCTATTAATTATCATTACTTACTTTATTAAAATCATAACAGTTAAACAAATAGAGAGTTCCCAAAGTCATTTAAAGAAAACCTACAACCAGAATGTTACGTCATGGACTGGTAATGAACTCTAG